The Haemorhous mexicanus isolate bHaeMex1 chromosome 5, bHaeMex1.pri, whole genome shotgun sequence genome contains a region encoding:
- the SYCP3 gene encoding synaptonemal complex protein 3 isoform X1, whose translation MSQMQYTVSVGKDLTMAPSGRKHGGKAGKPAQEDQTIPTFDFEEERKELSGSEEDIREGDIPVMDKHGKKRPLVTTHVVPDDVGGEVQNMLERFGADINKALLAKRKRLEMYTKASLKTSNQKIEHVWKTQQEQRQKLNHEFSQQFLTLFQQWDVDVQKAEEQEEKLANMLRQQQKVFQQARIVQSQRLKTIKQLYEQFLKSMEELEKSNENLLAGAQNELRKEMAMLQKKIMMDTQQQEMATVRKSLQSMLF comes from the exons ATGTCACAAATGCAATATACTGTTTCAGTAGGAAAAGATCTCACCATGGCACCATCGGGAAGAAAGCATGGAGGAAAAGCTGGTAaaccagcacaggaagatcagACCATACCTACTTTTGACTttgaggaggaaagaaaagaactgAGTGGATCAGAGGAAGATATTAGAGAAG GTGACATACCAGTAATGGACaagcatggaaagaaaagaccTCTGGTGACTACTCATGTGGTTCCAGATGATGTGGG GGGTGAAGTACAGAATATGTTGGAGAGATTTGGAG CTGACATTAACAAGGCTCTCTTAGCTAAGAGGAAACGATTAGAAATGTACACAAAAGCCTCACTCAAAACCAGTAACCAGAAGATTGAACATGTTTGGAAAACGCAGCAGGAGCAAAG GCAGAAGCTCAATCATGAGTTCTCCCAGCAGTTCCTGACTTTATTTCAGCAGTGGGATGTAGATGTGCAAAAGGCAgaagagcaggaagaaaaactAGCA AATATGCTTCGTCAGCAACAAAAAGTTTTTCAACAGGCAAGAATAGTTCAAAGTCAGAGACTGAAAACCATTAAGCAACTCTATGAGCAATTCCTAAAG AGCATGgaagagctggagaagagcaaTGAAAATCTTCTGGCTGGTGCCCAAAACGAACTTCGCAAGGAAATGGCAATGTTGCAGAAGAAGATTATGATGGACACT CAACAGCAGGAGATGGCAACTGTTCGCAAGTCTCTTCAGTCCATGTTATTCTGA
- the SYCP3 gene encoding synaptonemal complex protein 3 isoform X2: protein MAPSGRKHGGKAGKPAQEDQTIPTFDFEEERKELSGSEEDIREGDIPVMDKHGKKRPLVTTHVVPDDVGGEVQNMLERFGADINKALLAKRKRLEMYTKASLKTSNQKIEHVWKTQQEQRQKLNHEFSQQFLTLFQQWDVDVQKAEEQEEKLANMLRQQQKVFQQARIVQSQRLKTIKQLYEQFLKSMEELEKSNENLLAGAQNELRKEMAMLQKKIMMDTQQQEMATVRKSLQSMLF from the exons ATGGCACCATCGGGAAGAAAGCATGGAGGAAAAGCTGGTAaaccagcacaggaagatcagACCATACCTACTTTTGACTttgaggaggaaagaaaagaactgAGTGGATCAGAGGAAGATATTAGAGAAG GTGACATACCAGTAATGGACaagcatggaaagaaaagaccTCTGGTGACTACTCATGTGGTTCCAGATGATGTGGG GGGTGAAGTACAGAATATGTTGGAGAGATTTGGAG CTGACATTAACAAGGCTCTCTTAGCTAAGAGGAAACGATTAGAAATGTACACAAAAGCCTCACTCAAAACCAGTAACCAGAAGATTGAACATGTTTGGAAAACGCAGCAGGAGCAAAG GCAGAAGCTCAATCATGAGTTCTCCCAGCAGTTCCTGACTTTATTTCAGCAGTGGGATGTAGATGTGCAAAAGGCAgaagagcaggaagaaaaactAGCA AATATGCTTCGTCAGCAACAAAAAGTTTTTCAACAGGCAAGAATAGTTCAAAGTCAGAGACTGAAAACCATTAAGCAACTCTATGAGCAATTCCTAAAG AGCATGgaagagctggagaagagcaaTGAAAATCTTCTGGCTGGTGCCCAAAACGAACTTCGCAAGGAAATGGCAATGTTGCAGAAGAAGATTATGATGGACACT CAACAGCAGGAGATGGCAACTGTTCGCAAGTCTCTTCAGTCCATGTTATTCTGA